In Kordia antarctica, the following proteins share a genomic window:
- a CDS encoding DUF6503 family protein, whose protein sequence is MKKIAITVLGMFLIIACNNTTKKAETPKETPKAEKVVTKNYPENLQKVFNAHGGIDTWNASQTLIYEMVKPEATEKHVTDLKSRKARIEGKNFSIGYDGTTVWLAQKDTTAFKGNARFYHNLYFYFYAMPFVLGDDGITYTEAENLLYEGVEYPGYKISYGDNVGDSPEDNYFIYYNPETFHMEWLGYTVTYYNGEPSNKVSYIRYGDWQEVNGILLPKTLTWHKTEDGKVTGERNSVEFTNVSLTNKTMENSMYERPADGVVVPKG, encoded by the coding sequence ATGAAAAAAATAGCCATCACAGTATTAGGAATGTTTCTCATCATAGCCTGTAACAACACTACAAAAAAGGCGGAAACACCTAAAGAAACTCCAAAAGCGGAAAAAGTAGTCACTAAAAATTATCCTGAAAATTTACAAAAAGTTTTCAACGCACACGGCGGAATTGACACATGGAACGCTTCACAAACGCTCATATACGAAATGGTAAAACCAGAAGCAACAGAAAAACATGTCACTGACTTGAAATCACGAAAAGCACGTATTGAAGGAAAAAATTTTTCCATTGGTTATGACGGAACAACCGTGTGGCTAGCACAAAAAGACACGACAGCCTTTAAAGGAAATGCACGTTTTTACCACAATTTATATTTCTATTTTTATGCAATGCCATTTGTATTAGGCGATGACGGAATTACCTATACCGAAGCAGAAAATCTCTTGTATGAAGGTGTTGAATATCCAGGATATAAAATTTCATATGGTGACAATGTTGGCGATTCTCCAGAAGACAATTACTTTATTTACTACAATCCAGAGACGTTTCATATGGAATGGCTAGGCTATACCGTAACGTATTACAACGGAGAACCAAGTAACAAAGTGAGTTACATTCGTTATGGAGATTGGCAGGAAGTAAACGGAATTTTATTGCCAAAAACATTGACATGGCACAAAACCGAAGATGGAAAAGTAACAGGAGAACGGAATTCAGTTGAATTTACCAATGTAAGTTTAACGAATAAAACAATGGAAAACTCGATGTACGAGCGTCCAGCAGATGGCGTTGTTGTTCCGAAAGGATAA
- a CDS encoding AAA family ATPase, which produces MIQKIDIEKFGLFNDYQWKDSVGSKELFRKLNILYGRNYSGKTTLARIFKSLQDGLIHKNYIDSKFKVTFSDGKEITQDNILELDPDFKIRVYNTDFVNENLSWLHNEDGSIKPFTILGAKNIELDKKIRFIEEQLGSIEEKKGILFTHDTETQILDTKKTQLEQSKKSLNDKLREKAVEIKRTSTIYNYPTYQINTIKRDISKIKPETLLADDIIFDKTRLLKEEAKNDIQKLIEKKPNFNKYFEEVNEILFQEIRATETLKHLIENAVLQEWTRKGIGLHKEIRDNCGFCGNPIPADLWSKLDLHFNKESEELRNRIRIKVVALNNAKDAINKFVSLKKEDFYQKLHPEFEILEEEWKINCESYINALNQLISSLELREKDIFNSTIRPECTDTSDEILETFTKFNELIEEHNLSTSSLKEAQEKIRLELRMSEVAEFVKNIEYEKHNNTLGILEADIQLKDTASLLTKKKVEELLEEKRKLEAEAKDESKGAELVNQHLAHYFGHEELKLVSIGVSPDIEFKITRDSDDAKNLSEGECSLISFCYFIARMEDEMKDELNLKKLIIYIDDPISSLDSNHIFFMFSLIESIIGKPKKYGQLFISTHNLDFLKYLKKLTSPEKHQPIPTVKAVDGRQHFLIERKDKSSTYIKLAPKYLKNYITEFNYLFDQIHHCANSDVETIGHTYQYNFGNNMRKFLEAYLFYKYPNHLIGLDSRLGKFFDNDSVTINLINRLINEYSHLGENFERGMEPIDAEAIRKIANAVLNRIKETDIDQYEALVESINE; this is translated from the coding sequence ATGATACAGAAAATAGATATAGAAAAATTTGGACTTTTTAATGATTATCAATGGAAGGACTCTGTTGGAAGTAAAGAGTTATTTAGGAAACTAAATATTTTGTATGGGAGAAACTACTCAGGAAAAACAACATTAGCAAGGATTTTTAAATCTTTGCAGGATGGATTAATTCATAAGAATTATATAGATTCAAAATTCAAAGTAACATTTTCAGATGGAAAGGAAATAACACAAGACAATATACTTGAACTTGATCCAGATTTTAAAATAAGGGTATACAATACTGATTTTGTAAATGAAAATTTAAGTTGGTTGCATAATGAAGATGGTTCAATAAAGCCATTTACAATATTGGGAGCAAAGAATATTGAACTGGACAAGAAAATAAGATTCATTGAAGAGCAATTAGGAAGTATTGAAGAAAAAAAAGGAATACTTTTTACACATGATACTGAAACGCAAATTTTAGATACAAAAAAGACACAATTAGAGCAAAGCAAAAAATCATTAAATGATAAACTAAGAGAGAAGGCAGTTGAGATAAAAAGAACATCAACAATTTACAACTATCCTACGTATCAAATCAACACAATAAAACGAGACATAAGTAAAATAAAGCCTGAGACTCTTTTAGCCGACGATATTATTTTTGATAAGACTAGACTTTTAAAAGAAGAAGCCAAAAATGACATACAAAAGCTAATAGAAAAGAAACCAAATTTCAATAAATACTTCGAGGAAGTAAATGAAATACTATTTCAAGAAATAAGAGCAACGGAAACGCTTAAGCATCTGATTGAAAATGCAGTCTTGCAAGAATGGACAAGAAAAGGAATAGGGCTTCATAAAGAAATTCGTGATAATTGTGGATTTTGCGGGAATCCAATTCCAGCTGATTTGTGGAGTAAATTAGACTTACATTTCAACAAAGAATCTGAAGAGTTAAGAAATCGAATACGGATAAAGGTCGTTGCATTGAATAACGCAAAAGATGCAATCAATAAATTTGTTTCTCTAAAAAAAGAAGATTTCTATCAGAAACTTCATCCAGAATTCGAAATCTTAGAAGAAGAATGGAAAATTAATTGTGAGTCTTATATAAATGCGTTGAATCAATTAATTAGTTCTCTTGAATTACGAGAGAAGGATATATTTAATTCAACAATTAGACCCGAATGTACAGATACATCGGATGAAATTCTTGAAACATTTACAAAATTTAACGAACTAATTGAGGAGCATAATTTATCAACTTCTTCATTAAAAGAAGCTCAAGAGAAAATCAGGTTGGAATTGAGAATGTCTGAGGTAGCTGAGTTTGTTAAAAATATTGAATATGAAAAGCATAACAATACTCTTGGAATTTTAGAAGCTGATATTCAACTTAAGGATACTGCTAGCCTCTTAACGAAAAAAAAAGTAGAAGAACTTTTAGAAGAGAAACGAAAATTAGAAGCAGAGGCTAAAGATGAGAGTAAAGGAGCTGAGTTAGTAAACCAACATTTAGCTCATTACTTTGGTCATGAAGAACTTAAATTAGTGTCGATTGGAGTTTCTCCAGACATCGAATTTAAAATCACACGTGATTCCGATGATGCGAAAAATTTAAGTGAAGGAGAATGTAGTTTAATATCATTTTGTTATTTCATAGCAAGAATGGAAGACGAAATGAAAGATGAATTAAATTTGAAAAAGTTAATTATTTATATCGATGACCCAATTTCTAGTCTTGATAGCAATCATATCTTTTTTATGTTTAGTTTAATTGAAAGTATTATTGGAAAGCCAAAAAAATATGGACAACTTTTTATATCAACTCATAATTTAGATTTTCTCAAGTACTTAAAGAAACTTACTTCGCCAGAAAAACACCAGCCAATCCCTACAGTTAAGGCAGTTGATGGTAGACAACATTTCTTAATAGAAAGGAAGGATAAGTCAAGTACATATATAAAGCTTGCACCTAAATACCTAAAAAATTATATAACTGAATTCAATTATCTTTTCGATCAAATACACCACTGTGCAAACTCTGATGTTGAAACAATTGGACATACCTATCAATATAATTTTGGAAATAATATGAGAAAGTTTTTAGAAGCTTATTTGTTTTATAAATATCCAAATCATCTAATTGGGCTTGACTCAAGATTAGGAAAGTTTTTTGACAATGACAGTGTAACTATAAATCTGATAAATCGATTGATAAATGAATATTCACATTTAGGAGAAAACTTTGAGAGAGGAATGGAGCCGATAGATGCCGAGGCTATTAGAAAAATAGCAAATGCCGTTTTGAATAGAATAAAAGAAACAGATATAGATCAATATGAAGCTTTAGTTGAAAGTATAAATGAATAA